The Bemisia tabaci chromosome 8, PGI_BMITA_v3 genome has a segment encoding these proteins:
- the LOC140223785 gene encoding uncharacterized protein isoform X1 has protein sequence MEAETIEENPTITNGRNDDSDSVTGDSEPGAVRGASPQKPAPTYNPYQQFVATRPPEQNRQPLGNQPLGNQPPRPELRNYSNPNVRPPPQQTQGYPPNWNRPQAPTQGPPQGPPQGPPQGPPQGDPRAGPGFRPAPPDYRQPAPGQQTPPGYRPPPPDYRFQNPDYRPPPPPGSRPPGPPGQPGPPGPPQSVRYRQPINPEYRPRPPPPNQPRPPGPPDGAFRPPSNPDYRPPYRPPEQYQRRDETADNGDYQEKQKKVSFDPMYKGPTHSYKVRQARGRHLLA, from the coding sequence GAGCCAGGCGCAGTAAGAGGTGCCTCGCCGCAAAAACCAGCGCCAACCTACAACCCGTACCAGCAATTTGTGGCCACCAGACCTCCGGAGCAAAACAGACAGCCGTTAGGCAACCAGCCCCTAGGCAACCAGCCCCCTCGGCCTGAGCTCCGCAACTACTCAAACCCGAACGTAAGGCCGCCTCCCCAACAAACTCAAGGATATCCGCCGAACTGGAATAGGCCACAAGCACCCACACAAGGACCTCCGCAAGGACCTCCACAAGGACCTCCACAAGGACCTCCACAAGGAGACCCAAGAGCCGGTCCCGGGTTCCGTCCGGCGCCTCCAGACTACCGCCAACCAGCACCCGGACAACAAACCCCACCCGGGTACAGACCTCCACCTCCGGACTACCGATTCCAGAACCCAGACTATCGACCTCCACCACCCCCCGGTTCCCGACCTCCGGGACCCCCTGGACAGCCCGGACCACCAGGTCCACCACAAAGTGTGAGGTACCGACAGCCGATTAACCCCGAGTATCGGCCAAGACCTCCGCCCCCGAACCAACCACGCCCACCTGGCCCGCCCGACGGTGCGTTCAGACCACCCTCCAACCCGGACTACAGACCGCCCTACCGACCGCCAGAGCAGTACCAACGTCGCGATGAAACGGCTGATAACGGGGACTACCAAGAGAAACAAAAGAAAGTAAGCTTCGATCCAATGTACAAAGGTCCGACTCACAGTTACAAAGTCCGACAGGCGAGAGGGCGCCACCTTCTAGCATAA
- the LOC140223785 gene encoding uncharacterized protein isoform X2, with protein MKFNMDEQYRREEPGAVRGASPQKPAPTYNPYQQFVATRPPEQNRQPLGNQPLGNQPPRPELRNYSNPNVRPPPQQTQGYPPNWNRPQAPTQGPPQGPPQGPPQGPPQGDPRAGPGFRPAPPDYRQPAPGQQTPPGYRPPPPDYRFQNPDYRPPPPPGSRPPGPPGQPGPPGPPQSVRYRQPINPEYRPRPPPPNQPRPPGPPDGAFRPPSNPDYRPPYRPPEQYQRRDETADNGDYQEKQKKVSFDPMYKGPTHSYKVRQARGRHLLA; from the exons ATGAAATTCAACATGGATGAACAATATCGTCGAGAG GAGCCAGGCGCAGTAAGAGGTGCCTCGCCGCAAAAACCAGCGCCAACCTACAACCCGTACCAGCAATTTGTGGCCACCAGACCTCCGGAGCAAAACAGACAGCCGTTAGGCAACCAGCCCCTAGGCAACCAGCCCCCTCGGCCTGAGCTCCGCAACTACTCAAACCCGAACGTAAGGCCGCCTCCCCAACAAACTCAAGGATATCCGCCGAACTGGAATAGGCCACAAGCACCCACACAAGGACCTCCGCAAGGACCTCCACAAGGACCTCCACAAGGACCTCCACAAGGAGACCCAAGAGCCGGTCCCGGGTTCCGTCCGGCGCCTCCAGACTACCGCCAACCAGCACCCGGACAACAAACCCCACCCGGGTACAGACCTCCACCTCCGGACTACCGATTCCAGAACCCAGACTATCGACCTCCACCACCCCCCGGTTCCCGACCTCCGGGACCCCCTGGACAGCCCGGACCACCAGGTCCACCACAAAGTGTGAGGTACCGACAGCCGATTAACCCCGAGTATCGGCCAAGACCTCCGCCCCCGAACCAACCACGCCCACCTGGCCCGCCCGACGGTGCGTTCAGACCACCCTCCAACCCGGACTACAGACCGCCCTACCGACCGCCAGAGCAGTACCAACGTCGCGATGAAACGGCTGATAACGGGGACTACCAAGAGAAACAAAAGAAAGTAAGCTTCGATCCAATGTACAAAGGTCCGACTCACAGTTACAAAGTCCGACAGGCGAGAGGGCGCCACCTTCTAGCATAA